In a genomic window of Canis lupus dingo isolate Sandy chromosome 35, ASM325472v2, whole genome shotgun sequence:
- the LOC112659618 gene encoding collagen alpha-1(I) chain-like, with translation MFPESDSFKPQPAGGAVAAAEEAAAAGALLAARAGAMSREQHQPTEPLHPRCGAHCGRAARAAAAAQPPPGPHSLARRPGRRRTEGREGGGGERDRESRRSEEKAGRAGTGGGGAGEEGRGALRYGVWQRGKPPGVKLFQSRHLLSSLSSPHGRAPALGKEGRGDPEGEKPQRRVSVRAGTASLPPTAGCRHGGGVGRLPVRGRVALEEGSENKQLKMAATAAASHAPQRKRPRRSAAAQRAGATTCAEPGGGERRDAQGVSWLSSTEEVRHRGRAQAAGAGAGAGSGRDRTVRLGRSAGTSRFASPRGLTQTSERVTARARSVSSVLLRRVLPRGRAPPPPPGHVRGVRADLGADEGHLRRGASAAAGTAESDKAPAPRLCPPVSPCGVCWGPPGPQAQAPVSARVTVRGVLGTSGTSGPGPRVPPCHRAGCAGALRDLRPRPPCPPVSPCGVCWEPPGPQAQAPVSPRVTVRGVLGPSGTSGPGPRVRPCHRAGCAGNLRDLRPRPPCPPVSPCGVCWGPPGPQAQAPVSPRVTVRGVLGPSGTSGPGPRVRPCHRAGCAGALRDLRPRPPCPPVSPCGVCWGPPGPQAQAPVSPRVTVRGVLGTSGTSGPGPRVPPCHRAGCAGALRDLRPRPPCPPVSPCGVCWGPPGPQAQAPVSPRVTVRGVLGTSGTSGPGPRVPPCHRAGCAGALRDLRPRPPCPPVSPCGVCWGPPGPQAQAPVSPRVTVRGVLGPSGTSGPGPRVRPCHRAGCAGALRDLRPRPPCPPVSPCGVCWEPPGPQAQAPVSPRVTVRGVLGTSGTSGPGPRVPPCHRAGCAGALRDLRPRPPCPPVSPCGVCWGPPGPQAQAPMCCTIFENTKRVLLVVCLVR, from the exons ATGTTTCCCGAATCGGATAGTTTTAAG CCGCAGCCTGCGGGCGGAGCGGTGGCGGCGGcagaggaggcggcggcggcgggagcgctGCTCGCGGCACGGGCGGGAGCCATGTCAAGAGAACAGCACCAGCCAACTGAGCCCCTCCATCCCCGCTGCGGCGCGCACTGTGGCCGGGCCGCCCGCGCTGCTGCCGCCGCTCAGCCCCCACCTGGGCCCCATAGTCTGGCTCGGCGCCCCGGGCGGCGGCGGACGGAAGGACGCGAGGGAGGCGGcggcgagagagacagagagagcaggaggagcgAGGAGAAGGCGGGCAGGGCAGGCACCggcggcggaggggcgggggaggaggggaggggagccctgCGCTACGGGGTCTGGCAGCGAGGCAAACCCCCCGGAGTAAAGTTATTTCAGTCCAGGCATCTGCTCTCGAGTCTCTCTTCCCCCCACGGCCGGGCTCCGGCTCTCGGCAAGGAAGGTCGAGGAGACCCGGAGGGGGAGAAGCCGCAGCGGAGGGTGAGCGTCCGCGCCGGTACAGCCTCGTTGCCCCCAACCGCTGGCTGCCGACACGGCGGCGGCGTCGGGCGCCTCCCGGTCCGGGGCAGAGTCGCGTTGGAGGAGGGAAGCGAGAACAAACAACTTAAAATGGCAGCGACGGCCGCTGCGTCACACGCCCCTCAGCGGAAACGCCCGAGACGCTCTGCGGCTGCGCAGCGCGCGGGCGCGACCACCTGCGCCGAGCCGGGGGGGGGCGAGAGGCGGGACGCCCAAGGTGTCTCCTGGCTGTCAAGCACAGAGGAG GTCCGGCACCGAGGCCGCGCccaggcggcgggggcgggggcgggggcggggtcagGGAGGGACCGCACAGTCCGCCTGGGAAGGTCGGCGGGAACGTCCCGGTTCGCCTCACCGCGGGGCCTGACGCAAACGAGCGAACGAGTGACCGCCCGTGCCCGCTCTGTGAGCTCCGTCCTGCTGCGGAGGGTGCTTCCCCGGGGCCGCGCGCCTCCGCCCCCCCCCGGCCACGTGCGCGGCGTGAGGGCGGACCTCGGGGCCGACGAAGGTCACCTGCGCCGTGGGGCCAGCGCGGCCGCCGGGACGGCGGAGAGCGACAAGGCACCTGCCCCAAGACTTTGTCCGCCCGTGTCACCGTGCGGGGTGTGCTGGGGCCCTCCGGGacctcaggcccaggcccccgTGTCCGCCCGTGTCACCGTGCGGGGTGTGCTGGGAACCTCCGGGacctcaggcccaggcccccgTGTCCCCCCGTGTCACCGTGCGGGGTGTGCTGGGGCCCTCCGGGacctcaggcccaggcccccgTGTCCGCCCGTGTCACCGTGCGGGGTGTGCTGGGAACCTCCGGGacctcaggcccaggcccccgTGTCCCCCCGTGTCACCGTGCGGGGTGTGCTGGGGCCCTCCGGGacctcaggcccaggcccccgTGTCCGCCCGTGTCACCGTGCGGGGTGTGCTGGGAACCTCCGGGacctcaggcccaggcccccgTGTCCCCCCGTGTCACCGTGCGGGGTGTGCTGGGGCCCTCCGGGacctcaggcccaggcccccgTGTCCCCCCGTGTCACCGTGCGGGGTGTGCTGGGGCCCTCCGGGacctcaggcccaggcccccgTGTCCGCCCGTGTCACCGTGCGGGGTGTGCTGGGGCCCTCCGGGacctcaggcccaggcccccgTGTCCCCCCGTGTCACCGTGCGGGGTGTGCTGGGGCCCTCCGGGacctcaggcccaggcccccgTGTCCCCCCGTGTCACCGTGCGGGGTGTGCTGGGAACCTCCGGGacctcaggcccaggcccccgTGTCCCCCCGTGTCACCGTGCGGGGTGTGCTGGGGCCCTCCGGGacctcaggcccaggcccccgTGTCCCCCCGTGTCACCGTGCGGGGTGTGCTGGGGCCCTCCGGGacctcaggcccaggcccccgTGTCCCCCCGTGTCACCGTGCGGGGTGTGCTGGGAACCTCCGGGacctcaggcccaggcccccgTGTCCCCCCGTGTCACCGTGCGGGGTGTGCTGGGGCCCTCCGGGacctcaggcccaggcccccgTGTCCCCCCGTGTCACCGTGCGGGGTGTGCTGGGGCCCTCCGGGacctcaggcccaggcccccgTGTCCCCCCGTGTCACCGTGCGGGGTGTGCTGGGGCCCTCCGGGacctcaggcccaggcccccgTGTCCGCCCGTGTCACCGTGCGGGGTGTGCTGGGGCCCTCCGGGacctcaggcccaggcccccgTGTCCCCCCGTGTCACCGTGCGGGGTGTGCTGGGAACCTCCGGGacctcaggcccaggcccccgTGTCCCCCCGTGTCACCGTGCGGGGTGTGCTGGGAACCTCCGGGacctcaggcccaggcccccgTGTCCCCCCGTGTCACCGTGCGGGGTGTGCTGGGGCCCTCCGGGacctcaggcccaggcccccgTGTCCCCCCGTGTCACCGTGCGGGGTGTGCTGGGGCCCTCCGGGacctcaggcccaggccccaATGTGTTGCACCATATTTGAAAACACGAAGAGGGTACTGTTGGTAGTTTGCCTTGTTCGCTGA